In the Syngnathus scovelli strain Florida chromosome 8, RoL_Ssco_1.2, whole genome shotgun sequence genome, one interval contains:
- the LOC125973611 gene encoding calcitonin gene-related peptide type 1 receptor isoform X3 produces MRCCKQDSYKICSCKLRKMPNRRMSSTGRNGFVALMLTCSLATLCVRASLEVNESQQHPTNVYHDMGLTRNKIVTAQFECYQKILKDKPSDKQEALCNRTWDGWLCWDDTKAGITSEQHCPDYFQDFDPSEMVTKICSASGQWFLHPESNRTWTNYTRCNEHTSEGRVTAMNLFYLALIGHGLSLTSLFVSLGIFFHFKSLSCQRITLHKNLFFSFVLNSVITIIWLTAVANNQELVQRNPTSCKVSQFIHLYLFGCNYFWMLCEGIYLHTLIVVAVFAEKQHLMWYYLLGWGFPLIPASIHAIARSYYYNDNCWISSKTSLLYIIHGPICAALLVNLFFLLNIVRVLITKLKVTHQAESSLYMKAVRATLILVPLLGIQYVLLPYKPDGRVSSEIYDYIMHILMHYQGLLVATIFCFFNGEVQAVLRRHWNQYNLQFGSGAGNHSDALRSASYTASSITEVQGCYSIDGHSEHMNGKGCHDADASILRSENPFA; encoded by the exons ATGCGCTGCTGCAAACAAGACTCCTACAAG ATCTGCAGCTGCAAACTCCGTAAAATGCCCAACAGGAGGATGTCGAGCACCGGCAGGAATGGATTCGTGGCACTTATGCTAACGTGTTCCCTCGCAACG CTGTGCGTGAGGGCAAGTCTGGAGGTCAACGAAAGCCAGCAGCATCCGACCAACGTGTATCACGACATGGGCCTGACCAGGAACAAGATTGTCACGGCCCAGTTTGAGTGCTACCAGAAGATCCTGAAGGACAAGCCTTCGGACAAGCAag AGGCCTTGTGCAACCGCACTTGGGACGGCTGGTTGTGTTGGGACGACACCAAGGCTGGCATCACCTCCGAACAGCACTGCCCAGACTACTTCCAGGATTTCGATCCTTCGG AAATGGTGACAAAGATCTGCTCGGCCAGCGGCCAGTGGTTCCTGCATCCTGAGAGCAACCGCACGTGGACCAACTACACGCGCTGCAACGAGCACACCAGCGAAGGCAGAGtg ACAGCAATGAATCTTTTCTACTTGGCTCTCATCGGACACGGACTGTCGCTGACCTCCCTCTTTGTCTCTCTTGGAATATTCTTCCACTTCAA GAGTTTAAGTTGTCAGAGAATCACACTTCACAAGAACCTCTTCTTCTCTTTTGTGCTCAACTCTGTCATCACCATCATTTGGTTGACAGCTGTGGCAAACAACCAGGAGCTGGTACAGAGGAATCCG ACAAGCTGCAAAGTGTCACAGTTCATTCATCTCTACCTCTTTGGCTGCAACTACTTCTGGATGCTGTGCGAGGGCATTTACTTGCACACTCTCATCGTGGTGGCCGTCTTTGCCGAGAAGCAGCACCTCATGTGGTACTATCTGCTCGGCTGGG gTTTCCCGCTCATTCCTGCTTCCATTCATGCCATTGCAAGAAGTTACTACTACAATGACAA CTGTTGGATCAGCTCCAAAACATCACTGCTCTACATCATCCACGGTCCCATCTGCGCCGCTCTCCTG GTCAACTTGTTCTTCCTGCTGAACATCGTGAGAGTGCTCATCACCAAGCTGAAGGTGACCCACCAAGCAGAGTCCAGCCTGTACATGAAGGCGGTGCGAGCCACCCTCATCCTGGTGCCGTTGCTGGGCATCCAGTACGTGCTGCTCCCCTACAAGCCGGACGGACGCGTTTCCTCCGAGATCTACGACTACATCATGCACATTCTCATGCACTACCAG GGTCTACTGGTAGCCACCATCTTCTGCTTCTTCAACGGAGAA GTCCAAGCGGTGTTACGGAGGCACTGGAACCAGTACAACCTGCAGTTCGGCAGCGGCGCCGGGAACCACTCGGACGCCCTGCGCTCGGCGTCCTACACGGCTTCGTCCATCACCGAGGTGCAGGGTTGCTACAGCATCGACGGCCACTCGGAGCACATGAACGGCAAAGGGTGCCACGACGCCGACGCGTCCATCCTCAGGTCGGAAAATCCCTTCGCCTGA
- the LOC125973611 gene encoding calcitonin gene-related peptide type 1 receptor isoform X1 — MRCCKQDSYKICSCKLRKMPNRRMSSTGRNGFVALMLTCSLATLCVRASLEVNESQQHPTNVYHDMGLTRNKIVTAQFECYQKILKDKPSDKQEALCNRTWDGWLCWDDTKAGITSEQHCPDYFQDFDPSEMVTKICSASGQWFLHPESNRTWTNYTRCNEHTSEGRVTAMNLFYLALIGHGLSLTSLFVSLGIFFHFKSLSCQRITLHKNLFFSFVLNSVITIIWLTAVANNQELVQRNPTSCKVSQFIHLYLFGCNYFWMLCEGIYLHTLIVVAVFAEKQHLMWYYLLGWGFPLIPASIHAIARSYYYNDNCWISSKTSLLYIIHGPICAALLVRTFVNSSDADQRSQLIRLHARHLPQVNLFFLLNIVRVLITKLKVTHQAESSLYMKAVRATLILVPLLGIQYVLLPYKPDGRVSSEIYDYIMHILMHYQGLLVATIFCFFNGEVQAVLRRHWNQYNLQFGSGAGNHSDALRSASYTASSITEVQGCYSIDGHSEHMNGKGCHDADASILRSENPFA, encoded by the exons ATGCGCTGCTGCAAACAAGACTCCTACAAG ATCTGCAGCTGCAAACTCCGTAAAATGCCCAACAGGAGGATGTCGAGCACCGGCAGGAATGGATTCGTGGCACTTATGCTAACGTGTTCCCTCGCAACG CTGTGCGTGAGGGCAAGTCTGGAGGTCAACGAAAGCCAGCAGCATCCGACCAACGTGTATCACGACATGGGCCTGACCAGGAACAAGATTGTCACGGCCCAGTTTGAGTGCTACCAGAAGATCCTGAAGGACAAGCCTTCGGACAAGCAag AGGCCTTGTGCAACCGCACTTGGGACGGCTGGTTGTGTTGGGACGACACCAAGGCTGGCATCACCTCCGAACAGCACTGCCCAGACTACTTCCAGGATTTCGATCCTTCGG AAATGGTGACAAAGATCTGCTCGGCCAGCGGCCAGTGGTTCCTGCATCCTGAGAGCAACCGCACGTGGACCAACTACACGCGCTGCAACGAGCACACCAGCGAAGGCAGAGtg ACAGCAATGAATCTTTTCTACTTGGCTCTCATCGGACACGGACTGTCGCTGACCTCCCTCTTTGTCTCTCTTGGAATATTCTTCCACTTCAA GAGTTTAAGTTGTCAGAGAATCACACTTCACAAGAACCTCTTCTTCTCTTTTGTGCTCAACTCTGTCATCACCATCATTTGGTTGACAGCTGTGGCAAACAACCAGGAGCTGGTACAGAGGAATCCG ACAAGCTGCAAAGTGTCACAGTTCATTCATCTCTACCTCTTTGGCTGCAACTACTTCTGGATGCTGTGCGAGGGCATTTACTTGCACACTCTCATCGTGGTGGCCGTCTTTGCCGAGAAGCAGCACCTCATGTGGTACTATCTGCTCGGCTGGG gTTTCCCGCTCATTCCTGCTTCCATTCATGCCATTGCAAGAAGTTACTACTACAATGACAA CTGTTGGATCAGCTCCAAAACATCACTGCTCTACATCATCCACGGTCCCATCTGCGCCGCTCTCCTGGTAAGAACCTTTGTCAATTCTTCGGACGCTGATCAAAGGTCCCAGCTCATCCGCTTGCACGCCCGCCACCTCCCTCAGGTCAACTTGTTCTTCCTGCTGAACATCGTGAGAGTGCTCATCACCAAGCTGAAGGTGACCCACCAAGCAGAGTCCAGCCTGTACATGAAGGCGGTGCGAGCCACCCTCATCCTGGTGCCGTTGCTGGGCATCCAGTACGTGCTGCTCCCCTACAAGCCGGACGGACGCGTTTCCTCCGAGATCTACGACTACATCATGCACATTCTCATGCACTACCAG GGTCTACTGGTAGCCACCATCTTCTGCTTCTTCAACGGAGAA GTCCAAGCGGTGTTACGGAGGCACTGGAACCAGTACAACCTGCAGTTCGGCAGCGGCGCCGGGAACCACTCGGACGCCCTGCGCTCGGCGTCCTACACGGCTTCGTCCATCACCGAGGTGCAGGGTTGCTACAGCATCGACGGCCACTCGGAGCACATGAACGGCAAAGGGTGCCACGACGCCGACGCGTCCATCCTCAGGTCGGAAAATCCCTTCGCCTGA
- the LOC125973611 gene encoding calcitonin gene-related peptide type 1 receptor isoform X2 has protein sequence MPNRRMSSTGRNGFVALMLTCSLATLCVRASLEVNESQQHPTNVYHDMGLTRNKIVTAQFECYQKILKDKPSDKQEALCNRTWDGWLCWDDTKAGITSEQHCPDYFQDFDPSEMVTKICSASGQWFLHPESNRTWTNYTRCNEHTSEGRVTAMNLFYLALIGHGLSLTSLFVSLGIFFHFKSLSCQRITLHKNLFFSFVLNSVITIIWLTAVANNQELVQRNPTSCKVSQFIHLYLFGCNYFWMLCEGIYLHTLIVVAVFAEKQHLMWYYLLGWGFPLIPASIHAIARSYYYNDNCWISSKTSLLYIIHGPICAALLVRTFVNSSDADQRSQLIRLHARHLPQVNLFFLLNIVRVLITKLKVTHQAESSLYMKAVRATLILVPLLGIQYVLLPYKPDGRVSSEIYDYIMHILMHYQGLLVATIFCFFNGEVQAVLRRHWNQYNLQFGSGAGNHSDALRSASYTASSITEVQGCYSIDGHSEHMNGKGCHDADASILRSENPFA, from the exons ATGCCCAACAGGAGGATGTCGAGCACCGGCAGGAATGGATTCGTGGCACTTATGCTAACGTGTTCCCTCGCAACG CTGTGCGTGAGGGCAAGTCTGGAGGTCAACGAAAGCCAGCAGCATCCGACCAACGTGTATCACGACATGGGCCTGACCAGGAACAAGATTGTCACGGCCCAGTTTGAGTGCTACCAGAAGATCCTGAAGGACAAGCCTTCGGACAAGCAag AGGCCTTGTGCAACCGCACTTGGGACGGCTGGTTGTGTTGGGACGACACCAAGGCTGGCATCACCTCCGAACAGCACTGCCCAGACTACTTCCAGGATTTCGATCCTTCGG AAATGGTGACAAAGATCTGCTCGGCCAGCGGCCAGTGGTTCCTGCATCCTGAGAGCAACCGCACGTGGACCAACTACACGCGCTGCAACGAGCACACCAGCGAAGGCAGAGtg ACAGCAATGAATCTTTTCTACTTGGCTCTCATCGGACACGGACTGTCGCTGACCTCCCTCTTTGTCTCTCTTGGAATATTCTTCCACTTCAA GAGTTTAAGTTGTCAGAGAATCACACTTCACAAGAACCTCTTCTTCTCTTTTGTGCTCAACTCTGTCATCACCATCATTTGGTTGACAGCTGTGGCAAACAACCAGGAGCTGGTACAGAGGAATCCG ACAAGCTGCAAAGTGTCACAGTTCATTCATCTCTACCTCTTTGGCTGCAACTACTTCTGGATGCTGTGCGAGGGCATTTACTTGCACACTCTCATCGTGGTGGCCGTCTTTGCCGAGAAGCAGCACCTCATGTGGTACTATCTGCTCGGCTGGG gTTTCCCGCTCATTCCTGCTTCCATTCATGCCATTGCAAGAAGTTACTACTACAATGACAA CTGTTGGATCAGCTCCAAAACATCACTGCTCTACATCATCCACGGTCCCATCTGCGCCGCTCTCCTGGTAAGAACCTTTGTCAATTCTTCGGACGCTGATCAAAGGTCCCAGCTCATCCGCTTGCACGCCCGCCACCTCCCTCAGGTCAACTTGTTCTTCCTGCTGAACATCGTGAGAGTGCTCATCACCAAGCTGAAGGTGACCCACCAAGCAGAGTCCAGCCTGTACATGAAGGCGGTGCGAGCCACCCTCATCCTGGTGCCGTTGCTGGGCATCCAGTACGTGCTGCTCCCCTACAAGCCGGACGGACGCGTTTCCTCCGAGATCTACGACTACATCATGCACATTCTCATGCACTACCAG GGTCTACTGGTAGCCACCATCTTCTGCTTCTTCAACGGAGAA GTCCAAGCGGTGTTACGGAGGCACTGGAACCAGTACAACCTGCAGTTCGGCAGCGGCGCCGGGAACCACTCGGACGCCCTGCGCTCGGCGTCCTACACGGCTTCGTCCATCACCGAGGTGCAGGGTTGCTACAGCATCGACGGCCACTCGGAGCACATGAACGGCAAAGGGTGCCACGACGCCGACGCGTCCATCCTCAGGTCGGAAAATCCCTTCGCCTGA